A single genomic interval of Puntigrus tetrazona isolate hp1 chromosome 1, ASM1883169v1, whole genome shotgun sequence harbors:
- the actr2a gene encoding actin-related protein 2-A: MDSQGRKVVVCDNGTGFVKCGYAGSNFPEHIFPALVGRPIIRSTAKVGNIEIKDLMVGDEASELRSMLEVNYPMENGIVRNWDDMKHLWDYTFGPEKLNIDSRNCKILLTEPPMNPTKNREKIIEVMFETYQFSGVYIAIQAVLTLYAQGLLTGVVVDSGDGVTHICPVYEGFSLPHLTRRLDIAGRDITRYLIKLLLLRGYAFNHSADFETVRMMKEKLCYVGYNIEQEQKLALETTVLVESYTLPDGRVIKVGGERFEAPEALFQPHLINVEGVGVAELLFNTIQAADIDTRAEFYKHIVLSGGSTMYPGLPSRLERELKQLYLERVLKGDVDKLSKFKIRIEDPPRRKHMVFLGGAVLADIMKDKDNFWMTREEYQEKGTRVLEKLGVTVR, translated from the exons ATGGACAGTCAAGGCAGGAAAGTGGTGGTGTGTGACAACGGGACCGGG TTTGTGAAGTGTGGATATGCCGGCTCTAATTTCCCCGAGCACATTTTCCCAGCTCTGGTGGGGAGGCCGATCATCCGCTCCACCGCCAAAGTGGGGAACATCGAGATCAAG GACCTGATGGTGGGCGACGAGGCGAGCGAGCTGCGCTCCATGCTGGAGGTGAACTACCCGATGGAGAACGGGATCGTCAGGAACTGGGACGACATGAAGCACCTGTGGGACTACACCTTCGGCCCCGAGAAGCTCAACATCGACTCCCGAAACTGCAAGATCCTGCTCACGGAGCCGCCCATGAACCCCACCAAGAACCGAGAGAAGATCATCGAG GTGATGTTCGAGACCTATCAGTTCTCGGGCGTTTATATCGCCATCCAGGCCGTGCTCACTCTGTACGCTCAAG GTCTGCTGACGGGAGTCGTGGTGGACTCTGGGGACGGCGTCACTCATATCTGTCCGGTGTACGAAGGTTTTTCTCTTCCTCATCTCACGCGTCGTCTGGACATCGCCGGACGAGACATCACACGCTACCTCATCAAG CTGCTGTTGTTGCGAGGTTACGCCTTCAACCACTCGGCGGACTTCGAGACGGTGAGGATGATGAAGGAGAAGCTGTGCTACGTGGGCTATAACATCGAGCAGGAGCAGAAGCTCGCTCTGGAGACCACCGTGCTGGTGGAGTCCTACACG CTGCCGGACGGTAGGGTGATTAAAGTGGGCGGCGAGCGCTTCGAGGCTCCGGAGGCTCTGTTCCAGCCTCACCTCATTAACGTGGAGGGAGTGGGTGTAGCTGAGCTGCTCTTCAACACCATCCAGGCCGCCGACATCGATACCAG ggCTGAGTTTTACAAGCACATTGTCTTGTCGGGCGGCTCTACGATGTATCCTGGTCTGCCGTCTCGTCTGGAGCGGGAGCTCAAGCAGCTCTACCTGGAGAGAGTGCTGAAGGGAGACGTCGACAAGCTCTCG AAGTTTAAGATCCGCATCGAGGATCCTCCACGCCGTAAACACATGGTGTTTTTGGGCGGAGCGGTGCTAGCCGACATCATGAAGGACAAAGACAACTTCTGGATGACCAGAGAAGAGTACCAGGAGAAGGGCACACGTGTTCTGGAGAAGCTGGGTGTCACCGTTagataa
- the atg4da gene encoding LOW QUALITY PROTEIN: cysteine protease ATG4D (The sequence of the model RefSeq protein was modified relative to this genomic sequence to represent the inferred CDS: inserted 1 base in 1 codon), with amino-acid sequence MNSVSPSAVQYIVGSGAHEDKPSAQPRRHNGHGSAPDSPREGSGEPDEVDRLKAKFMSAWNNVKYGWAVKSKTTFNKTSPLILLGQSYLFNTEDEVDRFRQAFVSCVWLTYRREFPQLEGSSLTTDCGWGCMLRSGQMLLARGLLQHLMPPDWRWADCHLLTDVDFEVLKPRSPSRXAGMSLPSFSSSWTSPISQRDPSSGGSTPARCPAPGREPQLEALHRKLLSWFGDHPSAPFGVHQLVELGKESGKRAGDWYGPSVVAHMLRKAVARTSEFHDLAVYVAQDCTVYKGDVMRLCEPPLTQDLSESWKSVIILVPVRLGGESLNPSYIECVKNILKLKCCIGIIGGKPKHSLFFIGFQDEQLLYLDPHYCQPVVDVTQGNFSLESFHCNSPRKMNFSRMDPSCTIGFYAQTKTDFESLCSAVSDALSSSKEKYPIFTFVEGRGQNYGLEGQSGGSMDGPANIFSCNRMSRNNKRGSTDEFVLL; translated from the exons ATGAACTCGGTGTCTCCCAGCGCCGTTCAGTACATAGTGGGCAGCGGCGCTCATGAGGACAAGCCCTCAGCACAGCCCAGACGCCACAACGGCCACGGCTCGGCGCCGGACAGCCCGAGAGAAGGCTCTGGAGAACCTGATGAAGTGGATCGCCTCAAAGCCAAGTTCATGTCCGCGTGGAACAACGTCAAATATg GCTGGGCCGTTAAATCCAAAACTACCTTCAACAAGACCTCCCCCCTGATCCTCCTGGGCCAGTCGTATCTGTTCAACACTGAAG ACGAGGTGGATCGCTTCCGGCAGGCGTTCGTGTCGTGTGTGTGGCTCACCTACAGGAGGGAGTTTCCTCAGCTGGAAGGATCCAGCCTGACCACGGACTGCGGCTGGGGATGCATGCTGCGCAGCGGACAGATGCTGCTGGCGCGGGGGTTACTGCAGCACCTCATGCCTCCAG ACTGGAGGTGGGCAGATTGTCATCTGCTGACAGATGTTGATTTTGAGGTGCTAAAGCCCCGCTCGCCCTCCC CCGCTGGGATGTCTCTTCCGTCCTTCAGTTCTTCCTGGACCAGTCCCATTTCGCAGAGAGACCCGAGCTCTGGCGGCAGCACCCCTGCCCGCTGTCCTGCGCCCGGCCGTGAGCCTCAGCTGGAGGCTTTGCACCGAAAGCTGCTGTCTTGGTTTGGTGACCATCCCTCAGCTCCCTTCGGCGTCCACCAGCTGGTAGAGCTGGGAAAGGAGTCGGGGAAGAGAGCGGGGGACTGGTACGGCCCGTCCGTAGTAGCACACATGCTGAG GAAAGCCGTGGCCAGAACCTCTGAGTTTCACGACCTGGCTGTATACGTGGCGCAGGACTGCACTG tgtatAAAGGAGACGTCATGAGGCTGTGTGAGCCGCCACTAACACAGGATCTGTCCGAGAGCTGGAAATCAGTCATTATACTAGTGCCAGTGCGACTGGGAGGAGAATCACTGAACCCCTCCTACATCGAGTGTGTTAAG AACATTCTCAAGTTAAAATGCTGTATAGGAATTATTGGAGGAAAACCCAAGCATTCCCTGTTTTTTATTGGCTTTCAAG ACGAGCAGCTATTGTATCTAGACCCTCACTACTGTCAGCCAGTGGTGGACGTCACCCAAGGCAACTTCTCCCTAGAG TCCTTTCACTGTAACTCGCCCAGGAAGATGAACTTCAGCCGTATGGATCCCAGCTGCACCATCGGCTTCTACGCTCAGACTAAGACAGACTTTGAGTCTTTGTGCTCAGCGGTCAGTGAT GCTTTGTCGTCCTCTAAAGAGAAGTATCCCATCTTTACATTTGTAGAGGGCAGGGGACAGAACTATGGCCTGGAGGGGCAGAGCGGGGGGTCCATGGACGGTCCTGCAAACATTTTCTCGTGCAACAGAATGAGCAGAAACAACAAAAGAGGAAGCACAGATGAGTTTGTGCTCCTGTGA
- the spred2a gene encoding sprouty-related, EVH1 domain-containing protein 2 → MTEESHPDDDSYIVRVKAVVMTRDESSGGWLAQEGGGLSRVGVCKVVPADLELLGRNGFLIFGERLKDKQVILQCFLKKDLVYTKATPTFHHWRVDNRKCGLSFQSPADARAFDRGVRKAIEDLTEGSTTSSSTLQNEAELGDDDVFTNATDSSSNSSQKREPSMQTLAPISFSEPHHCILGHLYDQHRHSDRFYLEQTVPMFPCSRHVRFHEDEEEIVRINPRERSWLTGYEDYRHATTATRAKPLRPDATDAYVHLAKSEPPKHDYTYSYPLSGDGHTPRDGKTGIGGGVVTGQPRALTAKWLPRRVEDSRERLRCVYCQNMFSPAENGRGRCPEAPDPVQTCIRRVSFMWCADSLLYHCMSDPEGDYSDPCSCDASEERFCLRWLALLGLSLLAPCMCCYAPLRACYHCGVACHCCGGKHKASG, encoded by the exons TGACAGTTACATAGTGCGAGTGAAAGCTGTGGTGATGACGAGGGACGAGTCTAGCGGGGGCTGGCTGGCTCAGGAGGGCGGCGGTCTCAGTCGAGTGGGCGTCTGCAAGGTGGTCCCGGCCGACCTGGAGCTCCTGGGACGGAACGGCTTTCTCATCTTCGGAGAGCGGCTCAAAGACAAGCAG GTGATCCTGCAGTGCTTTCTGAAGAAGGATCTGGTCTACACTAAAGCCACGCCCACTTTCCATCACTGGCGAGTGGACAACAGGAAGTGCGGGCTGTCGTTCCAGAGCCCCGCCGATGCCCGGGCGTTCGACCGCGGCGTGAGGAAGGCCATCGAGGACCTCACAGAGG GCTCCACTACTTCTTCCTCCACGCTGCAGAACGAAGCCGAACTGGGCGACGATGATGTTTTCACG AATGCCACAGACAGCTCGTCTAACTCTTCTCAGAAGAGAGAGCCATCCATGCAGACACTCGCACCAATCAGCTTTTCCGAGCCCCACCACTGCATTCTGGGACATCTCTACGACCAACACAGACACTCTGACCGCTTCTACCTGGAACAG ACGGTGCCCATGTTCCCATGTTCCCGTCACGTACGGTTTCACGAGGACGAGGAGGAGATCGTTCGGATCAACCCTCGCGAGCGCTCTTGGCTGACAGGCTACGAGGACTACCGCCACGCCACCACAGCGACGCGGGCCAAACCTCTCCGGCCGGACGCCACGGACGCTTACGTTCACCTCGCCAAGAGCGAGCCTCCCAAACACGACTACACTTACTCGTACCCGCTCAGCGGGGACGGACACACTCCCCGCGACGGCAAGACGGGCATCGGCGGCGGCGTGGTCACCGGTCAGCCGCGGGCGCTCACCGCCAAGTGGCTGCCGCGGCGCGTGGAGGACAGCAGAGAGCGCTTACGGTGTGTGTACTGTCAAAACATGTTCAGCCCGGCCGAAAACGGACGCGGGCGCTGCCCGGAGGCCCCGGACCCCGTGCAGACGTGCATCCGCCGGGTGAGCTTCATGTGGTGCGCGGACAGCCTGCTCTACCACTGCATGTCGGACCCCGAGGGCGACTATTCGGACCCCTGCTCCTGCGACGCCAGCGAGGAGCGCTTCTGTCTGCGCTGGCTGGCGCTGCTGGGACTGTCTCTGCTGGCGCCCTGCATGTGCTGCTACGCTCCGCTGCGAGCGTGTTATCACTGCGGCGTGGCGTGCCACTGCTGCGGCGGGAAGCACAAGGCCTCGGGGTGA